The Deltaproteobacteria bacterium genome has a segment encoding these proteins:
- a CDS encoding GntR family transcriptional regulator, whose protein sequence is MALNDLASVSHSTLEKTVYNELLRAIISGKLSPGTQITITELAEQLGVSLMPVRQALRALEAKNLVSIMKNRRLSVRRLSVDDLNELLRIRINLECMAAEKAAENPSLETIQTLERLLDEMVVTGDREVYLNKNREFHHTIYRSANMPILLEIIEDLWSRTSPYYFTYLVAGDVGEHRVYHEGMLRGMGQRDGREVCKWLAMDLEKAAQELTKQLVARR, encoded by the coding sequence ATGGCTCTGAATGATCTTGCCTCAGTCAGCCACTCCACTCTTGAGAAAACCGTCTATAACGAACTGCTGAGAGCGATTATCTCGGGAAAGCTCTCCCCTGGGACCCAGATTACCATTACGGAACTGGCCGAACAACTGGGGGTCAGCCTGATGCCAGTCAGGCAGGCACTCAGGGCACTGGAAGCCAAGAATCTGGTTTCAATAATGAAAAACCGGAGGCTCAGTGTAAGAAGACTCTCTGTTGACGATCTCAACGAACTCCTCCGCATTCGCATCAATCTCGAGTGTATGGCGGCTGAGAAGGCTGCCGAAAATCCTAGTCTTGAAACAATCCAGACCCTGGAGCGGCTCCTGGATGAGATGGTCGTCACAGGAGACCGGGAAGTCTATCTCAACAAGAACAGAGAATTCCACCACACCATCTACCGGAGTGCGAACATGCCGATCCTCTTAGAAATCATTGAGGATCTCTGGTCGAGGACCAGCCCCTACTACTTTACCTATCTGGTGGCAGGGGATGTGGGGGAGCACAGGGTCTACCACGAGGGGATGCTCCGGGGAATGGGCCAGAGAGACGGCAGAGAAGTATGCAAGTGGCTCGCGATGGATCTGGAGAAGGCGGCCCAGGAACTCACGAAGCAACTGGTAGCTCGACGCTAG
- a CDS encoding branched-chain amino acid ABC transporter substrate-binding protein, whose translation MRKKTLLLFLCFAVATAFAAPGAVLAKKVVKLGFIGPFSGGSAYEGLGAKNCFDLAVKQANASGKYKYKYKVIFLDDESTPATGVGAALKLTSDPKVIAACGHWNSPVAFATIHIFHRFKMPFMIWACMHPDLTKQGYPEITRISSTLDVENKDLAAFVVGKLGYKRWSIISDPTVYGVANAENFGQAVKKNGGEVVSTDFAPVGTQDFRPILTKIQELNPDAIYSGNVVMEGALIRVQMKKMGMDFLYAANSGLYPKKFFEVTKDASEGTIVTKPGIAMEKLKAWKPFKKAYDEQGYKEPAGWYSLYAYDAANILMNAIEKVGPDREKVTQEIRKTVYDGLTGHITFNEDGQNVHTGNVIYVAQDGDWKIWEESDYATGKRKLPPIRSK comes from the coding sequence ATGCGGAAAAAAACTCTTTTGCTTTTTCTCTGTTTTGCAGTGGCCACGGCCTTTGCAGCTCCAGGGGCGGTCCTGGCTAAGAAAGTCGTCAAGCTGGGATTCATAGGGCCTTTCTCCGGTGGAAGCGCCTACGAGGGCCTTGGGGCCAAGAACTGCTTCGACCTGGCAGTGAAACAGGCAAATGCATCCGGCAAGTACAAGTACAAGTATAAGGTGATCTTCCTCGACGACGAGTCGACCCCTGCCACCGGCGTGGGAGCGGCCCTGAAACTGACCTCGGATCCGAAGGTCATTGCCGCTTGCGGCCATTGGAACAGCCCCGTTGCTTTTGCCACGATCCACATCTTCCACAGATTCAAAATGCCCTTTATGATCTGGGCCTGCATGCATCCGGATCTCACCAAACAGGGCTACCCGGAGATCACCCGGATCTCCTCTACCCTCGATGTGGAAAACAAGGACCTGGCCGCCTTTGTCGTGGGGAAACTCGGGTACAAACGGTGGAGCATCATCTCCGACCCAACCGTGTACGGGGTGGCCAACGCCGAGAACTTCGGCCAGGCCGTAAAGAAGAACGGCGGGGAGGTTGTATCCACGGACTTCGCCCCGGTGGGTACCCAGGACTTCCGCCCGATCCTGACAAAAATCCAGGAGCTGAACCCGGACGCTATTTACTCGGGAAACGTGGTGATGGAGGGCGCGCTGATCCGAGTCCAGATGAAGAAGATGGGAATGGATTTCCTCTACGCCGCCAATTCCGGTCTCTATCCGAAGAAGTTCTTTGAAGTCACGAAAGACGCGAGCGAGGGCACGATAGTGACCAAACCGGGCATTGCCATGGAAAAACTCAAGGCCTGGAAGCCCTTCAAGAAGGCCTATGACGAGCAGGGCTACAAGGAGCCTGCGGGTTGGTACAGTCTCTATGCCTATGACGCGGCCAATATCTTGATGAATGCCATAGAGAAGGTGGGGCCTGACCGCGAAAAAGTGACCCAGGAGATCCGCAAAACCGTGTATGACGGCCTCACAGGGCACATCACATTCAACGAAGACGGCCAGAACGTACACACCGGCAACGTCATCTACGTGGCTCAGGACGGGGACTGGAAAATCTGGGAGGAGTCCGACTACGCCACAGGCAAACGCAAGCTCCCGCCTATCAGGAGCAAGTAG